ATTCTTATTCGTAGGACAACGATTATTAGGATTTATTGGAATTGATGTAAATTCTTTTGCTGTTGCGGGTTCGTTTATCTTATTCTTTATTGCTTTAGAAATGATTCTTGGTATCACGTTATACAAAGACGAAGAAGATCAAGCGCTCAATGCTACAGTATTTCCTTTAGCCTTTCCTTTAATTGCAGGACCAGGTAGTTTAACAACTTTATTATCGCTTAGAGCAGAATTTCAATTAATGAATATTATCATAGCTGTATTACTAAATGTAATCGTTATTTATTTAGTATTGAAAACTTCTGCAAGAATTGAACGCATTATTGGTAAA
This genomic stretch from Tenacibaculum jejuense harbors:
- a CDS encoding MarC family protein, with translation MDFNLNEIFTAFMVLFAVIDIVGNIPIIIDLRKKVGHIQSEKASIIAGLIMILFLFVGQRLLGFIGIDVNSFAVAGSFILFFIALEMILGITLYKDEEDQALNATVFPLAFPLIAGPGSLTTLLSLRAEFQLMNIIIAVLLNVIVIYLVLKTSARIERIIGKNGIAIIRKIFGVILLAIAVKLFAANIKMLLA